The window ttgtgaaattttcttggattgaaataaagttgttcttctttaaaaatgattgaattcgtctttttttggTCTTATATAAATAATGCATTGATTTAAATTTCTCCCAACTCTCAAAAACGGAACTGCAGACTTTTATATTGAAATTTGAACCACTGTAGCTAGCTAGTTTTACTTTGAAACGTAAGTACTGTTTTTGTTCCGGGTCCCCATACCCGGAAGTAGGTCATTTCCACGGAAGCCCGACAGACTCTTTGCGTGTTGTTTTTTGTAAGTTGTGTTATTGCATGGCATTTAACCAAACTttgcccagcgcattgatgaggagctcttcagtgagtacggcttaagtgtggaccagctgatggagctcgcagggctcagttgtgctACCGCCATCACAAGGGTGAACCACAGTGTCcgtccagaatgatcataatgtgaatctcaGCATCTCACGTTTTCCATTGAAGGCATATCCACTGAGTTTCTTGGTCAAGCCCAAACCCACAGTGCTGGTTATATGTGGACCCGGCAACAATGGAGGAGACGGCCTGGTCTGTGCCAGACATCTTAAGCTATTTGTAAGTGTCGCCGTGTTTGATTTTTGAGGAAGCCATCTTTACAACCATCGAGGAAGTTTCCTTAATGACTTCTCCATCTTCTCTCAGGGTTACGAACCCTCCATCCTGTATCCAAAGAGGCCCAACTGTTTTGGGGTCTGACCACCCAGTGCCAGAAAATGGAGATCCCATTTCTTACAGAGATGCCCGAGGTTTGTTGTAACAGTCGAAATGGACTGTGTTTAAACGTGacctttttaattattttgttagGCTCCTGTGATTGACGAGgccttcaacctggtgatcgaTGCCATCTTCGGCTTCAGTTTTAAGGGGGCGGTGCGAGAGCCTTTTGGTTCCATCATCGATGTCCTGAAGGAGACCACTGTGCCCATTGCTAGCATCGACATCCCTTCAGGTTCCTTCATCTTTACGTAGCATTTTGCTCATCCACACTGCTTCCAAGTGTGTTTACGTGACCcttggatttattttccagGTTGGGATGTGGAGCGTCGACGGATTGCACCCCGACACGCTCATCTCACTCACCGCTCCTAAAAACTCTGCCACCCTTTTCAAGGGACGCCATCACTTCCTGGGAGGCCGCTTTGTGCCACCAGCTTTGGAGAGGAAGTACTAGCTCAATCTGCCCCGCTACCCTGAAACTgactgtgtgttaaaatgataagATTTGGTTCCTGAAATGGTTCCTAACATGCTTTAACCGTTTTAgaatgcaataaagaaaatactTCATGAAAAGACTCAGCCACAGAAAACTACTAAATCATGACTTGGCTCcacattctgtgtaattacattctgctgtatgcacactggctccgttttgctcctcttatttattgtgttatttgtttatttattatttattcatcactcttattatttattgtttgtgccttcttgtttttatattgtgtcgtttacttgtatgtcagAGTCGTGTACTATGTTTCGTCAACATGGGATAGAGGAAAGgttatttcggtttctttgtgtgtcttgacatgtgaagagattgacaataaagcagactttgactttgatggacTTCAGCTCCAAAAGAATAAATTggtgaagcaacacatgtagataaATAACAATACTCCTAGGcaaatattctttatcctctatgAGGAGTGACACAAATAGACAGGATTGACATATAACACAAGTTTCCAATGAGCTAAATGAGAACGTTCTGTGACAATCAAAACTATCCAGACTTCCTTTTGGGTATTTTTCATTGATGATGAAAGGCTAGAATGAggaacagtcacattgagattctATTGAGTCAAATCAGCCCGGTAAAGCATGATGAAACAATAATGTGACACTAGATTTCGTTGGAAGTAGAGGAGGAATCTGAAAGTAATGACGACAGGAAAAGGGAAGTCTGGCCTGATGTGCAACGCTACACAGATAACATGTTAGCAAAATTAGTATGACGTGATATATTCTCACGCACTGTGTGATATTCAATACATGTGtgaatattctcaaacatttgAGCACCtccaaaaaatatttcagaagTGCGTATTAAACAGGTCAGTCTCCAAAAACTAGGTCCTTCATCTGGTCCTTAAAGTAGCTTCTAATGTATGACTCACATTACAGTCGAGAAAATGTGGCTATTATTCTTTTTAAATGAGTGATTAAACTCTGAGAGGAAGATTGGAACTAATTACAATGAAGGTTGTCTCATGGTTTTccatttcattattttgtatTGAGAAATA of the Syngnathus typhle isolate RoL2023-S1 ecotype Sweden linkage group LG20, RoL_Styp_1.0, whole genome shotgun sequence genome contains:
- the LOC133144586 gene encoding LOW QUALITY PROTEIN: NAD(P)H-hydrate epimerase-like (The sequence of the model RefSeq protein was modified relative to this genomic sequence to represent the inferred CDS: inserted 3 bases in 2 codons; substituted 1 base at 1 genomic stop codon), with the translated sequence MELAGLSCATAITRAYPLSFLVKPKPTVLVICGPGNNGGDGLVCARHLKLFGYEPSILYPKRPNXFWGLTTQCQKMEIPFLTEMPEAPVIDEAFNLVIDAIFGFSFKGAVREPFGSIIDVLKETTVPIASIDIPSGWDVERXDGLHPDTLISLTAPKNSATLFKGRHHFLGGRFVPPALERKYXLNLPRYPETDCVLK